The genomic region TCCCAACGTAAGTATCGTTCACCTGCTTGCACGACACGGTCGGCCTCAACTTGCCGTCGGTCAATATTCAAAAACAACCCGCCCGCAAAAAGCCCAAGCCAGTGTTCACGTAAGACATGGCGAAACGTGTTCGTAAGAAAATCGAGCAGCGGCCGGCCGTCGGCCGACGCAGGCACGTCGATCGGGCGGTAGTTGTCGTACGGCTCGCTACCGGGAAGCGGCTGCGTCGCCATTGCCAGCGATTGTTGCCGCGCGATCAAAGCGCGTGACTGCTGCTCGGCACTCGTGAGAAAGCAGTACGGACAGGAAGTGCCTTTAAGAAACCGCGGATCTTGCTGCTCCGATGCCGTGAGCGGTGTAAGACACGCATAGCATTGCTCGCTTCGTGTTTCGTCGAGGCCCGCATCGAGACCGACTCGCTGATCGAAGACGAAGCACTCACCCTGATAATAGGCGGTGCCGCAATCCTGGAAGTATTTAAGAATTCCGCCTTCGAGTTGGAAGACCTGCTCAAAGCCCTGCTGCTTGAGATAGGGGCCGGCCTTTTCGCAACGAATTCCTCCCGTACAGAACATTACGATCGGCCGTTGCTTCAACTCCGCCGGAAGGCGGTCGGCCGCTTGCGGGAACTGTCGAAAGTGTTGAATGCCGATCGGCAATGCATCACGAAATGTGCCGAGCTTCACCTCGTAGTCGTTTCGCGTGTCGAGCAAGGTGATCGGACGCCCCTCGTCGAGCCATTGTTTAAGCTCGCACGGCGAAAGTTTCGCGGCTGGTCGGCGGGCGGGATCGATGCCGGGGACGCCGAAAGGGATAATTTCGCGTTTGATGCGAACGAGCATTCGATTAAACGGAGGTCGGTCGCTCGCGCTGATTTTAACCGCGAGATTTTCTAGACCCGCAATGCTGCGTAACTCTGCCAGCAGTAAGTCCGTTGACCAGCGCTCACCGGCTACAAACAGGTTGATCCCTTCGGTGCTCAGTAAGATCGTGCCACGCAACTGCCAATCGCTACAAAGGGCGCGCAGGCGCGAGCGTAACGACTTCAGATCGGACAGGTCTACGAACTGATAGGCGGCAACGTTAATTATGGGGGGCATGGCGACGTAGGCCCGACAGGCGGAGATGACGAGAATCCAAGTT from Planctomycetia bacterium harbors:
- a CDS encoding pseudouridine synthase — its product is MPPIINVAAYQFVDLSDLKSLRSRLRALCSDWQLRGTILLSTEGINLFVAGERWSTDLLLAELRSIAGLENLAVKISASDRPPFNRMLVRIKREIIPFGVPGIDPARRPAAKLSPCELKQWLDEGRPITLLDTRNDYEVKLGTFRDALPIGIQHFRQFPQAADRLPAELKQRPIVMFCTGGIRCEKAGPYLKQQGFEQVFQLEGGILKYFQDCGTAYYQGECFVFDQRVGLDAGLDETRSEQCYACLTPLTASEQQDPRFLKGTSCPYCFLTSAEQQSRALIARQQSLAMATQPLPGSEPYDNYRPIDVPASADGRPLLDFLTNTFRHVLREHWLGLFAGGLFLNIDRRQVEADRVVQAGERYLRWEPRTREPDVNVDIRIVHEDEAVIVLNKPAPLPVHPSGQFNRNTLTHILSVVYQPQRPRAAHRLDANTSGLIVFARTRHMAGLLQPQFARGEVEKVYLARIQGHPPENRFRSTAPISSEAGEGGSRVIDEQDGLPAVTEFTVRRRLNDGTALIEARPLTGRTNQIRVHLWELGWPICGEQLYLKAHQLGVKQTVAVNDPPLELFAKQIAFTHPLSGKRRTFVAPSPPWADELRES